One window of the Chryseotalea sp. WA131a genome contains the following:
- a CDS encoding DUF3500 domain-containing protein: protein MSLNHTMLTFSAVCLFVFACKTSSNDPTPSGAVKDCSSLTGLEKVVCLAENFKATLSTSQLAAMQLDYTKANAVKWSNLPQALTQTKRVGISFGELNATQKDAAQALLKEVTGTGTNEGYSELLQIMGADNYLNSNGGGSTYGDGNYYIAFLGTPSTTGLWELQFGGHHFALANSYNQAKLVGATPSFRAVEPMAAFALNGAQVQPIEQERKAFSDMLKGLSTTELTTARLTSTFSDLLLGPGKDGQFPTAKSGIKVGDLTLDKKNLVLNAIKTYVQDLDDLNASAILSKYTSELEDTYIAYSGTTDVNTQNDYVRIDGPNVWIEYSAQGGIVIRNVSHPHSVWRDRSGDYGGN, encoded by the coding sequence ATGAGTTTAAACCACACAATGCTGACATTTTCCGCGGTTTGTTTATTTGTGTTTGCATGTAAGACTTCGTCCAACGACCCAACGCCCTCTGGAGCAGTTAAAGATTGTAGCTCACTTACCGGGCTTGAAAAAGTTGTTTGTTTGGCAGAAAATTTTAAGGCGACACTATCCACATCACAACTTGCAGCAATGCAGTTAGATTATACTAAAGCCAATGCAGTGAAATGGTCTAATCTCCCGCAGGCCTTGACTCAAACAAAACGTGTGGGCATAAGTTTTGGCGAGTTGAACGCTACCCAAAAAGATGCCGCGCAAGCATTATTGAAAGAGGTTACAGGAACAGGAACCAATGAAGGATATTCGGAACTTCTACAAATCATGGGAGCCGACAACTACTTAAATTCAAACGGTGGAGGGTCTACTTATGGCGATGGCAATTACTATATCGCTTTTTTAGGAACCCCAAGCACAACAGGTTTGTGGGAACTACAGTTTGGGGGGCATCATTTTGCGTTGGCTAATTCGTATAATCAGGCTAAACTTGTCGGAGCCACACCATCGTTCCGCGCAGTGGAACCAATGGCCGCCTTTGCGCTAAATGGTGCACAGGTGCAGCCCATTGAACAAGAGCGAAAAGCGTTCTCCGATATGTTAAAAGGCCTTAGCACCACAGAGCTAACCACCGCGCGATTAACATCAACTTTTTCTGATTTGCTACTTGGCCCCGGTAAAGATGGGCAGTTTCCCACTGCAAAATCAGGTATAAAAGTGGGTGACTTAACACTAGATAAAAAGAACTTAGTGCTGAATGCAATTAAAACCTATGTGCAAGATTTAGATGACCTCAATGCCTCGGCTATCTTGTCAAAATATACGTCAGAATTAGAGGATACGTACATCGCTTACTCGGGCACTACAGATGTGAATACGCAAAATGACTATGTGCGTATTGATGGCCCTAACGTTTGGATCGAGTATTCTGCCCAAGGTGGAATTGTGATTCGAAATGTAAGTCACCCCCATTCAGTTTGGAGGGATAGAAGCGGAGATTATGGGGGCAACTAA
- a CDS encoding WYL domain-containing protein, producing MKLEELTQQLWEASEKKRSCRIVLSKEPLPRTVFPYGICTTAKRQIVLVCWQTSGFTKAGGKEGYRNLQLDRIIELEILDGHFQKRNDFNPLDGQYKDWVYHI from the coding sequence ATGAAGCTCGAAGAACTCACGCAGCAACTTTGGGAAGCTTCAGAAAAGAAGCGTAGCTGCCGAATTGTGCTTAGCAAAGAACCATTGCCGCGCACAGTTTTTCCTTACGGGATTTGCACGACCGCCAAAAGGCAGATTGTCCTGGTGTGTTGGCAAACTTCTGGCTTCACCAAAGCAGGAGGCAAAGAGGGGTATCGAAATCTACAGCTCGACAGAATTATTGAATTGGAAATCTTGGATGGGCACTTTCAAAAACGAAATGACTTTAATCCGCTAGACGGGCAATACAAGGATTGGGTATATCATATTTAA
- a CDS encoding DUF4396 domain-containing protein: MTHTYKVSGMTCMGCASTVEKALKKVPGVTEAEVSLAHSEVQLHMAAPVTFAQLQAGLSGYAYQLFENSSALAKAPTQFWLHKKVWGRAAFNTLNCLVGCSIGDFGMILFLQALYPDTSMMTQMLLATIAGLCTSILLETILLRVREKFNWASAFQTAFSMSFISMIAMELAMNTSDFMMTGGKAAFGNPMYWMALAVSMVVGFLAPLPYNYYKLKKYNKACH; this comes from the coding sequence ATGACACACACCTACAAAGTTTCTGGAATGACATGCATGGGCTGTGCTAGCACAGTGGAGAAGGCATTGAAAAAAGTACCGGGCGTTACAGAAGCAGAAGTAAGCTTGGCACATAGCGAAGTTCAATTGCACATGGCTGCGCCAGTAACATTTGCTCAACTGCAGGCTGGGTTGTCTGGCTATGCATATCAACTTTTCGAAAATAGTTCTGCTCTTGCTAAAGCACCAACACAATTTTGGTTGCACAAAAAAGTTTGGGGCCGTGCGGCATTCAACACGCTAAACTGTTTGGTCGGGTGTTCTATCGGTGATTTTGGGATGATACTTTTCTTGCAGGCACTTTATCCAGATACATCCATGATGACCCAAATGTTATTGGCCACTATTGCAGGATTGTGTACATCTATTTTGCTGGAGACTATTTTGCTGCGTGTCCGCGAAAAATTTAATTGGGCGTCCGCTTTCCAAACCGCTTTTTCTATGTCATTCATTTCTATGATTGCGATGGAGCTGGCCATGAACACCAGCGACTTTATGATGACCGGTGGCAAGGCAGCCTTCGGCAACCCGATGTATTGGATGGCATTGGCAGTATCAATGGTGGTAGGGTTTTTAGCCCCATTGCCCTACAACTATTACAAATTGAAGAAGTACAACAAGGCGTGTCATTAA
- a CDS encoding response regulator transcription factor codes for MRAIVVEDEELAAERLIDLIKAIDPTIEIVAQPDTVADTLHFLKTQPVPDVIFLDIQLADGRSFEIFERASIDSPIIFITAYDQFTLKAFKVNSIDYLLKPVQKEDLRLALEKLKKLNRKGLNGDELDLLKEIIKSKGQSYKQRLVIKAGNKIQFKPAEEVAYFFADGKEAYMVSRKENRKHLIGYTLEELEEILDPRDFFRISRKFIVRADAIAEVKGLISSRLEVKLIQNTEHELAVSRERAQDFKTWLDQ; via the coding sequence ATGAGAGCGATTGTAGTGGAAGATGAAGAGCTCGCAGCCGAGCGATTGATTGACCTGATCAAAGCCATTGATCCTACTATTGAAATAGTAGCACAACCGGATACGGTTGCCGACACGTTACATTTTTTAAAAACACAACCTGTGCCAGATGTTATATTTCTTGATATACAATTGGCCGATGGCAGGAGTTTTGAAATTTTTGAAAGGGCATCTATCGATTCCCCTATTATTTTTATTACCGCCTACGATCAATTTACCCTCAAAGCATTTAAAGTAAACAGTATCGATTATCTACTAAAGCCTGTGCAAAAGGAAGACCTTCGGCTGGCTTTGGAGAAACTGAAAAAACTAAACCGCAAAGGGTTAAATGGTGACGAGCTTGATCTGCTAAAGGAAATAATCAAATCAAAAGGACAATCCTACAAGCAACGCTTGGTGATTAAGGCTGGAAATAAAATTCAATTTAAACCAGCCGAAGAAGTGGCCTATTTTTTTGCTGACGGCAAAGAGGCTTACATGGTTTCGCGCAAAGAAAACCGTAAGCATTTAATCGGTTATACGCTGGAGGAGCTTGAAGAAATTTTGGATCCGAGAGATTTTTTTAGGATTAGTCGTAAATTTATTGTTCGAGCCGATGCCATTGCCGAAGTGAAAGGATTGATTAGCTCAAGGTTGGAAGTGAAGCTGATACAAAATACCGAACACGAGCTGGCCGTTAGTCGCGAACGTGCACAGGATTTTAAAACATGGTTAGACCAATAG
- a CDS encoding Gfo/Idh/MocA family oxidoreductase: MMNIAMLGSGFIGRFYADSLQGYRSKDKIVSIYSRRAESAKKFATDYKVAFSTTVMEEAIARPEVEIVCISLPNNLHEEAVMLCCKHKKAVITTKPLGRNAQEAKRMLEAVDTAGIFNGYLEDLVYTPKFIKAHESVKNGALGRILWAKSRETHPGPHSDWFWDMEQAGGGCILDLGCHCVEITRSYIGKDIKPVEVMCWADTQVKPIDAEDHAIGLVKYENGAIGQFEVSWTFRGGLDLRDEVMGSEGTIWINSFLRTGFEMFTTGKGGDYVAEKAESNTGWLFPVGDELNELGYNHMFMDMFNAYESKTQPKETFYDGYVVNSILDAAYKSAKTKQWEPVQLDIWRGRIGVSKDSHLIEYDAEHYLVKEEMTHYGAKKVILKNKKTGKIEERVVS; encoded by the coding sequence ATTATGAACATCGCAATGTTAGGCTCTGGCTTCATTGGCCGCTTTTATGCCGATTCCTTACAAGGTTACCGTAGCAAAGACAAAATTGTAAGTATCTATTCGCGCAGAGCGGAAAGTGCGAAGAAATTTGCTACCGATTATAAGGTTGCCTTTTCCACCACCGTCATGGAAGAGGCCATTGCCAGACCAGAAGTAGAAATAGTTTGTATTTCGTTGCCGAATAATTTGCACGAAGAGGCGGTGATGCTCTGTTGCAAACACAAAAAAGCTGTGATTACCACCAAGCCGCTTGGCCGCAATGCGCAAGAAGCAAAACGCATGTTAGAAGCCGTGGATACAGCAGGAATCTTCAATGGCTACCTCGAAGATTTGGTGTACACACCCAAATTCATCAAAGCACATGAAAGTGTAAAGAACGGAGCGTTGGGCAGAATACTCTGGGCAAAATCGCGCGAGACGCACCCCGGGCCACACAGCGATTGGTTTTGGGACATGGAGCAAGCCGGTGGCGGCTGCATTTTAGATTTGGGTTGCCACTGTGTGGAGATTACGCGTAGCTACATTGGCAAAGACATTAAGCCCGTGGAAGTAATGTGCTGGGCCGATACGCAAGTGAAACCGATTGATGCCGAAGACCATGCCATTGGTTTGGTGAAATATGAAAACGGTGCGATTGGCCAGTTTGAAGTGAGCTGGACTTTCCGTGGTGGGCTTGACCTGCGCGATGAGGTGATGGGCAGCGAAGGCACCATTTGGATAAATAGTTTTTTGCGCACAGGTTTTGAAATGTTTACCACGGGCAAGGGTGGTGATTATGTAGCGGAGAAGGCCGAGAGCAATACGGGCTGGTTGTTTCCGGTGGGTGATGAGTTGAATGAGCTCGGCTACAACCACATGTTTATGGATATGTTCAATGCCTACGAAAGCAAAACTCAACCGAAAGAAACTTTTTACGATGGTTATGTGGTCAATTCTATTTTAGATGCCGCGTACAAATCAGCAAAGACTAAACAATGGGAACCTGTGCAGCTCGACATCTGGCGCGGCCGCATAGGTGTAAGCAAAGACAGCCATTTGATTGAATACGATGCCGAGCATTACCTCGTAAAAGAAGAGATGACACACTACGGAGCGAAGAAAGTGATTTTGAAAAATAAAAAGACAGGAAAGATTGAGGAGAGGGTAGTTAGCTGA
- a CDS encoding histidine kinase has translation MFSVKYRYIFILLLAVYSYLNIQFTVGEKLFDAELTNIHLFGVLSAVVLLIWEFNRLVESNLDRIRQTFLRKVHPLIILFLASMINVVLASFITLFLLDIVLIAPLQYDFSHSKLLLAFGFRVNLFLNCVNAIVFYMNRLKQTQLEAEQLKKESIEAQFEALRNQVNPHFMFNCFNVLSNLVYKDPDTSSQFIAQLSNVYRYLLQSQQKKVVALQEELSFIESYLYLLKMRHGDNLIIEKNLTAEPESFYVAPASLQMLIENAIKHNIVSKSNPLTIRLYSNNGSIVVSNNLQEKEFKEESTQRGLQNIQSRYRLLSDEKVVIEKLAQEFRVTIPLLQLQ, from the coding sequence ATGTTCTCCGTCAAATACCGATATATTTTCATTCTGCTATTGGCCGTTTACTCTTACCTCAACATTCAGTTTACGGTAGGCGAAAAACTCTTTGATGCAGAGCTAACCAATATTCACTTGTTTGGCGTGTTGTCGGCTGTGGTGTTGCTGATTTGGGAGTTCAACCGTTTGGTGGAGTCAAACCTCGATCGAATAAGACAAACCTTTTTACGCAAAGTCCATCCACTTATTATTTTGTTTTTGGCCAGTATGATCAATGTCGTATTGGCCTCGTTTATCACCTTATTTTTATTGGACATCGTGCTGATTGCTCCGTTGCAATACGATTTCTCTCATTCCAAATTGTTGCTCGCCTTCGGTTTTCGCGTAAACTTGTTTTTGAATTGCGTTAACGCGATTGTGTTTTATATGAACCGATTGAAGCAAACCCAATTGGAAGCGGAGCAATTGAAAAAAGAAAGCATCGAGGCCCAGTTTGAAGCCCTGCGAAATCAAGTGAACCCTCATTTCATGTTCAATTGCTTCAATGTACTTTCCAATTTAGTTTATAAAGATCCCGATACCTCGTCTCAATTTATCGCCCAACTTTCAAACGTTTATCGTTACCTGTTGCAAAGTCAGCAGAAGAAGGTAGTTGCGTTGCAAGAAGAACTTTCGTTTATCGAGTCGTATTTGTATTTATTGAAAATGCGCCATGGCGATAACTTAATCATCGAAAAAAATTTGACGGCCGAGCCCGAGAGCTTTTATGTGGCACCCGCCTCGTTGCAGATGTTAATCGAAAATGCCATCAAGCACAATATTGTTTCGAAAAGTAACCCACTCACCATCCGGTTGTATTCCAACAACGGTTCTATAGTTGTATCCAACAACCTACAAGAAAAAGAATTCAAAGAGGAATCAACCCAACGAGGTCTTCAAAACATTCAAAGTCGCTATCGGTTACTCAGTGATGAAAAAGTAGTAATCGAAAAATTGGCGCAAGAGTTTAGGGTCACTATTCCGTTATTGCAATTACAATAA
- a CDS encoding nucleoside permease: protein MKPIVFTKLSLMMLLEYFIWGAWYVTMGTYMTEYLHASGVQIGAAYSALAIATMISPFFVGLVADRYFAAQKIMGVLHLIGGLLLYLATQVTGSDVFYWIVLGYSLLYMPTIALSNSIAFGQMTDPGKQFPWIRVFGTLGWILAGLMIGFLSIEKTATTFHMAAAVSIALGVISFVLPNTPPKGKEANSASRALGTEAFVMFKDKPYLIFFIAAILVCIPLSFYYGFANVFLNELGMESAATKMILGQVSEAVFILAIPFLFNSIGVKKMLLLGMAGWILRYVCFAFGNLEGNLWMLYAGILLHGVCYDFFFVTGYMYTEKKAGEKIKNAAQGLFTFATYGVGMFIGTWFSGFTTDHYLKQTGHDWQSIWFVPVYIAVAVVIYFLLFFKEKKEIQSV, encoded by the coding sequence ATGAAGCCAATTGTCTTTACTAAACTCTCGCTCATGATGCTGCTCGAATATTTTATTTGGGGAGCCTGGTACGTAACCATGGGCACTTATATGACGGAGTACCTGCATGCATCGGGGGTGCAAATTGGGGCGGCCTACAGTGCCTTGGCCATTGCCACCATGATTTCACCTTTCTTTGTAGGGCTTGTGGCCGACCGATATTTTGCTGCTCAAAAAATTATGGGTGTGCTACACCTCATCGGTGGACTACTGTTGTATCTAGCAACCCAAGTTACAGGTAGCGATGTTTTTTATTGGATTGTTTTAGGGTACTCGTTGCTCTATATGCCTACCATTGCGCTTTCTAATAGCATTGCCTTTGGTCAGATGACCGATCCAGGCAAACAGTTTCCCTGGATACGCGTGTTTGGAACTTTAGGTTGGATATTAGCTGGTTTGATGATTGGATTCTTATCCATTGAAAAAACAGCCACCACTTTTCACATGGCTGCAGCCGTTTCTATTGCATTGGGCGTCATCAGTTTTGTATTGCCCAATACTCCCCCGAAAGGGAAAGAAGCAAACTCTGCCTCTAGGGCGTTAGGCACCGAAGCTTTTGTGATGTTCAAAGACAAACCGTATTTGATTTTCTTCATCGCTGCCATTTTGGTTTGTATTCCACTTTCATTTTATTATGGCTTTGCCAATGTGTTCTTAAATGAATTGGGAATGGAGAGTGCCGCCACCAAAATGATTTTGGGCCAAGTGTCGGAAGCAGTTTTTATTTTAGCCATACCGTTTTTGTTCAATAGCATTGGTGTGAAGAAAATGCTGTTGCTGGGCATGGCCGGGTGGATTCTACGCTATGTGTGCTTTGCCTTTGGTAACTTAGAGGGGAATCTGTGGATGCTATATGCAGGAATTCTGCTACACGGTGTGTGTTACGATTTCTTTTTCGTTACGGGCTATATGTACACCGAAAAAAAGGCAGGAGAAAAAATCAAGAACGCAGCCCAAGGTTTGTTCACGTTCGCAACCTACGGTGTGGGCATGTTTATTGGCACTTGGTTTTCTGGTTTCACCACCGATCATTATCTAAAGCAAACGGGTCATGATTGGCAGTCCATTTGGTTTGTACCTGTTTACATCGCAGTGGCCGTGGTGATTTATTTCCTGTTATTCTTTAAAGAGAAAAAAGAAATTCAATCCGTTTGA
- a CDS encoding carboxypeptidase-like regulatory domain-containing protein, with the protein MPNIKLYFVLSVLVSLISFLTKAQNHFKVIKGKVVEKSSGKSLAFSSVYVKGTTIGTVTNDSGEFNFNVPLTYEKDSLVVSYIGFQNFYGVVKDIPGQITIHLNEAVLNLEDIAVTSKKVTGNEVFNLAVRKILAESKHQQDYFLLNGFYREIHSDNDTQTGVVECALEIRAKNVVNEMEDISIPQFRNVSDNKKMNDAFMGWKAGKNHLLLLVNQGANLVPLVNNIKRSVWGNKIFTIEKLTYFNDQLVYALSSKSQAMELKLLIDAENYSLYKNELILSSGEMDYTNYIWGGVNTKGEKCGAIVDHQAYEYRHIKGKMLPYYFFRKQDFRCFKLSEKVIASKSYLSSELLINSAVTENIHETPSDKLKLQKGLINMKKPYDSMFWRNFNDIKEVDREQKLTDTKGTSIISRVAENKGTKYNSVKPYAENRRLKIGNHSLKQFNKIDTLFGLLTSQLTCYDVGYYHLDINIDVKNELVKGYSEITFKIVDTTTKIRFDLFEYLKINSIQYKGNDLKFKRDLDAVYVDFDKPLEKGTTHSVKVRYEGRPLDANFDIFAGAFLWQTDNQDNPWVQSLCQGYGPKGWWPVKNHISDEPDSASVSVSVPENLYAVSNGKLSKTESLGNGNVKYHWSVSSPINNYNIAVHIGRYETHQEVFESVEGKQLNLAYYFLEGDKDFATKKLSMVPQMLRVYEKYFGAYPFINDGFKIVQSPYPMEHQSCVAVGQYFDEQLILHESAHEWWGNNISCKDNSDIWIHEAFATYAESLYVEETLGYRIGQEYLNSRKDRILNDFPLVGVPDVNHFHYRIEDKYFKGALILNTLRHLVANDKLWFSTLKGIQTDFRHSFIDTKTLVQYFNEKLGNDFNAFFHQYLQTTEIPLLTIQKMEPHGFKYKLNSSVDSFRPSLKLADETMLQPTKTWSIVAKGVIDTHVAKQLESNYLIKVTLQ; encoded by the coding sequence ATGCCAAACATTAAATTATATTTTGTTCTTAGCGTATTGGTATCATTAATTTCCTTTTTGACCAAAGCCCAAAATCATTTTAAAGTTATCAAGGGGAAGGTCGTAGAGAAAAGTAGCGGAAAGTCGCTGGCATTTTCTTCTGTATATGTAAAGGGGACAACTATAGGAACCGTCACAAATGATAGCGGTGAATTCAATTTCAACGTTCCGCTCACTTATGAAAAGGACTCTCTCGTAGTTTCGTACATCGGATTTCAAAATTTTTATGGAGTAGTGAAAGATATTCCTGGTCAGATAACTATTCATTTGAATGAGGCTGTATTGAATCTAGAGGACATAGCAGTAACATCAAAGAAAGTAACGGGTAATGAGGTTTTTAACCTTGCCGTCAGAAAGATTCTTGCAGAGAGTAAGCATCAGCAAGACTATTTTCTTCTAAACGGATTCTATAGAGAGATTCATTCCGATAATGATACGCAAACAGGAGTAGTTGAATGTGCTCTTGAAATTCGAGCCAAAAATGTGGTGAATGAAATGGAGGACATATCAATACCCCAATTCCGGAATGTATCTGACAACAAGAAAATGAATGATGCGTTTATGGGCTGGAAGGCAGGCAAGAATCATCTCTTACTTCTTGTAAATCAAGGAGCAAACTTAGTGCCTCTCGTAAATAACATAAAACGCTCTGTATGGGGAAACAAAATATTTACCATCGAAAAACTGACGTATTTCAATGATCAATTGGTTTATGCGTTATCGAGTAAATCTCAGGCAATGGAGCTTAAATTATTGATTGATGCGGAAAACTATTCTTTATATAAAAATGAATTGATTCTAAGCTCTGGCGAAATGGACTACACCAATTATATATGGGGCGGTGTTAATACAAAAGGTGAAAAGTGCGGAGCCATTGTAGATCATCAGGCATATGAATACAGGCATATTAAAGGAAAGATGCTTCCTTATTACTTTTTCCGAAAGCAAGATTTTAGATGTTTTAAGTTATCTGAAAAAGTGATAGCAAGTAAATCTTACCTCTCTAGTGAACTATTGATCAATTCTGCTGTAACAGAAAACATTCACGAGACACCTTCGGATAAATTGAAGTTACAAAAGGGTTTAATCAATATGAAGAAACCCTATGATTCTATGTTTTGGAGAAACTTCAACGATATTAAGGAAGTGGACCGCGAACAAAAATTGACTGACACAAAGGGAACATCAATAATTAGTAGAGTGGCAGAAAACAAGGGAACAAAGTATAACTCCGTGAAGCCTTATGCAGAAAATCGAAGGTTAAAAATAGGTAACCATTCGTTGAAACAGTTTAACAAGATTGACACACTATTCGGGCTACTTACATCACAGCTTACTTGCTACGATGTCGGGTACTATCACCTTGATATTAATATCGATGTGAAAAATGAATTGGTAAAAGGTTATTCTGAAATCACTTTCAAAATAGTGGATACAACGACCAAAATCAGATTCGATTTATTTGAATATCTTAAGATCAATAGTATTCAATACAAAGGCAATGATTTAAAGTTCAAAAGAGATCTTGATGCGGTGTATGTTGATTTCGATAAGCCTTTAGAAAAGGGAACAACGCATTCTGTTAAGGTAAGATACGAGGGCCGACCACTAGATGCTAATTTTGACATCTTTGCTGGAGCTTTTCTTTGGCAAACTGATAATCAAGACAATCCATGGGTTCAATCGCTCTGTCAGGGTTATGGGCCAAAAGGGTGGTGGCCAGTAAAAAACCATATTTCTGATGAACCTGACAGTGCATCCGTAAGTGTATCTGTGCCTGAAAATCTTTATGCGGTATCAAATGGAAAACTCAGCAAGACAGAATCTTTGGGAAATGGTAACGTGAAGTATCACTGGTCGGTAAGCAGTCCCATTAACAATTATAACATTGCCGTTCACATTGGTCGGTACGAAACACATCAAGAAGTTTTTGAAAGTGTAGAAGGCAAACAACTAAACTTGGCCTACTACTTCTTAGAGGGTGATAAAGACTTCGCTACCAAAAAACTATCCATGGTACCACAAATGCTCAGAGTGTATGAGAAGTATTTTGGAGCGTACCCATTTATTAATGATGGGTTTAAGATTGTTCAAAGCCCTTATCCAATGGAGCATCAAAGCTGTGTGGCTGTGGGGCAGTATTTTGATGAACAACTCATCCTTCATGAATCTGCCCATGAGTGGTGGGGGAATAATATAAGTTGCAAAGACAATTCTGACATTTGGATTCATGAAGCATTCGCTACGTATGCCGAATCACTTTACGTAGAAGAGACACTTGGCTATCGTATTGGACAGGAATATCTGAATTCTAGAAAGGACAGAATTTTGAATGACTTTCCTTTAGTTGGAGTACCGGATGTAAATCATTTCCATTATCGTATTGAAGACAAATATTTTAAAGGCGCTTTAATCCTAAATACACTGCGCCATCTGGTAGCTAATGATAAACTTTGGTTCAGTACATTGAAAGGTATACAAACTGATTTCAGGCACTCGTTCATTGATACGAAAACACTTGTTCAGTATTTCAATGAAAAATTAGGTAATGATTTTAATGCTTTTTTCCATCAATACCTTCAAACAACAGAAATTCCTTTGCTAACGATTCAGAAGATGGAACCTCATGGCTTCAAGTATAAATTGAATAGTAGCGTAGATTCCTTCCGGCCTTCTTTAAAATTGGCAGACGAAACTATGCTTCAACCGACAAAAACTTGGAGTATCGTAGCCAAAGGTGTTATAGACACACACGTAGCAAAGCAGTTGGAAAGCAACTATTTAATCAAGGTGACGTTGCAATAG
- a CDS encoding fasciclin domain-containing protein — protein sequence MKKLGKPVLSWALALIVLFVTAIRCSDDKKSTPAPTQSIVALASANTNLTSLVAALSKFPDLVSTLSGTGNFTVFAPTNQAFTKLLADIGQTDINNVPDNVLKSILQYHVVSSAALKSTQLTAGNVNTVANENIAVTLNPIKLNGTVNVTTPDVLASNGVVHIVDAVLVNPTIAPVVGTVVAPAYFSKGFSILTAAVVKAGVLSALLDKTKQYTVFAPTNAAFIANLGASNEAAAISAVNALSQTAAADLLNFHVLSTEIKAGGIAVGTSSVTTIRATNNRAFVTKVGSAVTINNARVTTADIDVNNGVVHVIDAVLTPPVGDIVAVATSAANAANFNILVAALTKAGLVPTVQGTGPFTVFAPTDAAFLTLLSAVFGSNVDEPTALSFINNTISDTSTPINLPTLTSILTYHVVSGAAYSINLTNSQVLTTVKSGAPNTIVVGITGSAVTIDGSGSLPSTVAPANISATNGVVHVIDRVMQF from the coding sequence ATGAAAAAACTAGGAAAACCAGTATTGTCTTGGGCTCTCGCTTTAATCGTCTTGTTCGTTACGGCCATCCGCTGTTCCGATGACAAAAAATCAACACCAGCACCTACGCAAAGCATAGTAGCTTTAGCATCGGCCAACACCAATTTAACTTCGTTGGTAGCGGCATTGAGCAAATTTCCAGATTTAGTAAGCACACTGAGCGGCACCGGAAACTTTACCGTGTTCGCTCCAACAAATCAGGCCTTCACAAAATTATTGGCGGATATTGGCCAAACGGATATCAACAATGTGCCTGACAATGTATTGAAGAGCATTCTTCAGTACCACGTAGTTTCTAGTGCTGCGTTGAAATCAACTCAGCTAACAGCGGGAAACGTCAATACTGTTGCCAATGAAAATATAGCCGTGACATTAAACCCAATAAAATTGAATGGAACAGTCAATGTCACTACGCCAGATGTGCTTGCTTCCAATGGAGTGGTGCATATTGTGGATGCTGTTTTGGTAAACCCAACCATCGCGCCTGTTGTAGGCACCGTGGTAGCTCCTGCCTATTTCAGCAAAGGTTTTTCAATATTGACGGCAGCAGTGGTTAAGGCAGGTGTCTTATCAGCCTTATTGGATAAAACGAAACAATACACCGTATTTGCTCCAACGAATGCTGCCTTTATTGCCAACTTGGGCGCCTCTAATGAGGCCGCTGCCATATCAGCAGTGAACGCATTATCCCAAACAGCCGCAGCCGATTTATTGAATTTCCATGTGCTGAGCACCGAAATAAAGGCGGGGGGCATTGCTGTTGGTACAAGTAGCGTTACAACTATTCGTGCAACGAACAATCGGGCGTTTGTGACGAAAGTCGGTTCAGCGGTCACTATTAACAACGCCCGCGTAACAACCGCGGATATTGATGTTAACAATGGTGTAGTTCATGTAATTGATGCCGTGCTCACCCCTCCAGTTGGCGACATTGTTGCAGTAGCAACTTCTGCCGCTAACGCAGCAAACTTCAATATCTTGGTCGCGGCTTTGACGAAAGCAGGTTTGGTGCCAACGGTACAAGGAACAGGTCCCTTCACAGTATTTGCTCCAACCGATGCCGCATTCCTGACATTGTTAAGCGCAGTATTCGGCTCGAATGTGGACGAACCAACCGCCTTAAGCTTTATCAATAACACGATCTCGGATACGTCTACTCCGATTAACTTGCCTACGTTAACAAGTATTTTGACCTACCACGTAGTTTCAGGTGCTGCATATTCGATTAACTTAACGAATAGTCAGGTACTAACCACGGTAAAATCTGGAGCTCCAAATACAATTGTGGTAGGTATTACTGGCTCAGCAGTCACCATAGACGGTTCTGGCTCTTTACCGTCCACAGTTGCCCCAGCTAATATTTCGGCAACCAATGGCGTGGTTCATGTGATAGATCGTGTTATGCAGTTTTAA